From Coffea arabica cultivar ET-39 chromosome 2e, Coffea Arabica ET-39 HiFi, whole genome shotgun sequence, the proteins below share one genomic window:
- the LOC113721966 gene encoding serine/threonine-protein kinase-like protein ACR4, producing the protein MTHNEITLVYDVVLVFLAIFISVLATFLLFFCKKKPIKAEETLQPAASCKLCACSCSLMDIDSATDGFNNRRIIGKGRLGTVYAAVMPRGELVAVKRIHPRLVLTNAGFGFSSAIKCLSLADHPHVVPIIGYSEAPGERIIVMEFEGMLSLEFYLHHNPDGAALLDWSRRLRIAAGAARGIEYLHQGMAPPIVHGCIKPSNILIDVKFCARLCDYGLQFLAPRERQGLEGYVDHEYWVEKGGGASKESDVYGFGVVLLELLSGRRNEEGLIAKWALPLIKEMKFDELLDPRLVIPSDIKPLIRLAKVASACVGNSRPSRPALSQIVPILNNLEVEMSI; encoded by the coding sequence ATGACTCATAATGAGATTACTCTTGTTTACGATGTTGTTTTGGTTTTTCTTGCCATTTTTATTAGCGTTCTTGCTACTTTTCTCCTCTTCTTTTGCAAGAAGAAGCCAATCAAAGCAGAGGAAACTCTGCAGCCCGCTGCCAGTTGCAAGCTCTGTGCATGTTCATGTTCGTTGATGGATATCGATTCTGCCACTGATGGTTTCAACAACAGAAGAATTATCGGAAAAGGCAGATTAGGGACGGTTTATGCAGCCGTGATGCCACGAGGAGAATTAGTAGCTGTCAAGAGGATCCATCCGCGGCTTGTTTTGACTAATGCAGGCTTTGGATTTTCATCGGCAATCAAGTGTTTATCCTTAGCTGATCATCCTCACGTTGTTCCCATCATAGGATATTCTGAGGCACCAGGTGAACGAATCATCGTCATGGAATTCGAGGGCATGCTTAGTTTGGAGTTCTATTTGCATCATAATCCTGACGGGGCTGCACTTTTGGATTGGAGCAGGAGGTTGAGGATAGCAGCCGGGGCGGCTAGAGGGATCGAGTACCTGCATCAAGGCATGGCACCGCCAATTGTTCATGGTTGTATCAAGCCATCAAATATTCTGATTGATGTGAAGTTTTGCGCAAGATTATGCGATTATGGGCTGCAATTTTTGGCACCTAGGGAGCGGCAGGGTCTAGAGGGATATGTTGATCATGAGTATTGGGTGGAAAAAGGAGGTGGTGCTTCCAAGGAAAGTGATGTGTATGGGTTTGGGGTGGTTCTGTTAGAGTTGTTGAGCGGTAGGAGAAATGAAGAGGGATTGATTGCTAAGTGGGCTTTGCCACTGATTAAAGAAATGAAGTTTGATGAACTGTTAGACCCTCGACTTGTAATACCTTCTGATATTAAACCCCTTATTAGATTGGCAAAAGTTGCTTCAGCCTGTGTTGGGAATTCCAGACCAAGTAGGCCTGCTCTCAGTCAGATTGTGCCCATTTTGAACAACTTAGAAGTGGAGATGAGCATCTGA
- the LOC113726079 gene encoding NAC domain-containing protein 73-like has product MTWCSNESNQENLPLQIVPAQISHEKSTTVLNSKLNEVKTIACPSCGHPLEVQDQTGLLQDLPGLPAGVKFDPSDQEILEHLEARVLLDSRKIHPLIDEFIPTIEGENGICYTHPEKLPGVNKDGQIRHFFHRPSKAYTTGTRKRRKVHTDTEADGGGETRWHKTGKTRPVFISGALKGYKKILVLYTNYGRQRKPEKTNWVMHQYHLGTNEEEKDGELVVSKVFYQTQPRQCGGSSSISELDKRSTSSVSHSHLIKSTSNNFIDYYPHPYNNISYNLGSQSGDSHSSSQLIPNLVVHGDGSSFIHLPSSVSKGK; this is encoded by the exons atgacATGGTGCAGTAATGAATCCAATCAAGAAAATCTACCCCTCCAAATTGTCCCAGCTCAGATATCTCATGAAAAAAGCACTACTGTTCTCAACTCAAAGCTAAATGAAGTTAAGACTATAGCTTGCCCTTCATGCGGCCACCCCCTAGAAGTTCAAGATCAG ACTGGATTACTACAAGATTTGCCAGGATTGCCAGCTGGGGTGAAATTTGATCCATCCGACCAAGAAATTCTTGAACATTTGGAGGCAAGGGTACTATTGGACAGCCGGAAAATCCATCCGTTAATTGACGAATTTATTCCCACAATTGAAGGGGAAAATGGGATTTGCTACACGCATCCCGAGAAGCTACCAG GAGTAAACAAGGATGGTCAAATCCGTCACTTCTTTCATAGGCCTTCAAAGGCATATACCACTggaacaagaaaaagaagaaaggttcACACAGACACTGAAGCTGATGGTGGTGGTGAAACAAGATGGCATAAAACAGGCAAGACTAGGCCAGTTTTCATAAGTGGAGCCTTGAAAGGGTACAAGAAAATACTAGTCCTCTACACAAATTATGGCAGGCAAAGGAAGCCTGAGAAGACTAACTGGGTAATGCATCAGTACCATTTAGGCACTAATGAGGAGGAAAAAGATGGCGAGTTGGTGGTTTCGAAGGTTTTCTACCAAACACAGCCAAGACAATGCGGTGGCTCGTCAAGCATCTCAGAACTCGACAAAAGATCAACATCTTCTGTAAGCCACAGCCATTTGATCAAGAGCACGAGTAATAACTTCATTGATTATTATCCACATCCCTACAATAATATTTCGTATAACTTGGGAAGCCAAAGTGGAGATAGTCATAGTTCATCTCAGCTAATTCCAAATCTTGTCGTCCATGGTGATGGCTCATCCTTTATCCATCTGCCTTCCAGTGTAAGCAAAGGCAAATAA